One Lucilia cuprina isolate Lc7/37 chromosome 4, ASM2204524v1, whole genome shotgun sequence DNA segment encodes these proteins:
- the LOC111683782 gene encoding single-strand selective monofunctional uracil DNA glycosylase-like produces MGQTGIPFGNITTVRDKMGLNGTVNQPPNIHPKRPVNGLATTIEEPSGKRLWTKFQELSDGSLDIFFEQCFVYNFCPLLFYNSKGDYVSPQKLKAPYNRQISNACLHTIEQILELLQPEVIVAIGRYAYDNLKAVKYCIEKRLLYLRHPSPRACTKNWSKIADEFFKNENLLKYFRKPNKINTNR; encoded by the exons ATGGGGCAAACAGGT ATACCCTTCGGCAATATTACTACCGTTAGAGATAAAATGGGACTAAATGGTACCGTTAATCAACCGCCCAACATTCATCCGAAAAGACCTGTTAATGGCTTAGCAACTACAATAGAAGAACCAAGTGGTAAACGTCTATGGACTAAATTTCAAGAATTATCAGACGGATCTCTTGATATATTCTTTGAacaatgttttgtttataactttTGTCCGCTTCTCTTTTACAATAGCAAGGGTGATTATGTTTCTCCACAGAAATTGAAAGCACCTTACAACCGACAAATTAGCAATGCTTGTTTACATACTATCGAACAAATATTAGAATTACTACAACCAGAAGTTATTGTAGCCATTGGACGTTATGCATATGATAATCTTAAAGCAGTAAAATATTGCATTGAAAAACGTCTATTATATCTACGTCATCCCAGTCCAAGAGCATGTACTAAAAATTGGTCAAAGATTGCagatgaattttttaaaaacgaaaatttactTAAGTATTTCAGAAAACCgaacaaaataaacacaaaccGATGA